In Stenotrophomonas sp. ASS1, the following proteins share a genomic window:
- the prfA gene encoding peptide chain release factor 1, producing the protein MTPTLRRKLEALAERREELERLLAEPDVVADNTRFRDLSREFAQLEPIAIALADEARAKADLAAAEGMRADPDLRELADEEIAAAQARLQELEQELALLLVPRDPRDEGNLFLEVRAGTGGDEAAIFAGDLFRMYARYAERQGWKVEIESDSPGEHGGFKEVVARVVGRGAFSRLKFESGTHRVQRVPATESQGRIHTSAATVAIIPEADEVDDIVINPADLKVDTFRSSGAGGQHVNKTESAIRITHVPTGVVVECQTERSQHANRDKAMKRLKAQLLDAERQRQDAAQAESRRLQVGSGDRSQRIRTYNFPQGRITDHRVEGLTLYDLPNVLAGDLDPLLQRLSHEHQVDALAQLSAG; encoded by the coding sequence ATGACGCCGACCCTGCGCCGTAAGCTGGAAGCGCTGGCCGAGCGCCGCGAAGAACTGGAACGCCTGCTCGCCGAACCCGATGTGGTCGCCGACAACACTCGTTTCCGCGACCTTTCGCGCGAATTCGCCCAACTTGAACCGATCGCCATCGCCCTGGCCGATGAAGCCCGTGCCAAGGCCGATCTGGCCGCCGCCGAAGGCATGCGCGCCGACCCGGACCTGCGCGAGCTGGCCGATGAGGAAATCGCTGCTGCACAGGCGCGCCTGCAGGAACTGGAGCAGGAGCTGGCGCTGCTGCTGGTGCCGCGCGACCCGCGTGACGAAGGCAACCTGTTCCTGGAAGTGCGCGCCGGTACCGGCGGCGACGAGGCCGCGATCTTTGCCGGCGACCTGTTCCGCATGTACGCCCGCTACGCCGAGCGCCAGGGCTGGAAGGTCGAGATCGAATCGGACAGCCCGGGCGAGCATGGCGGCTTCAAGGAAGTGGTGGCGCGCGTGGTCGGGCGTGGCGCGTTCTCGCGCCTGAAGTTCGAATCGGGCACGCACCGCGTGCAGCGCGTGCCGGCCACCGAATCGCAGGGCCGCATCCATACCTCGGCGGCCACCGTGGCGATCATTCCCGAGGCCGATGAGGTCGATGACATCGTCATCAACCCGGCCGACCTGAAGGTGGATACGTTCCGTTCGTCCGGTGCCGGCGGCCAGCACGTCAACAAGACCGAATCGGCCATCCGCATCACCCACGTGCCGACCGGCGTGGTGGTGGAATGCCAGACCGAGCGCAGCCAGCACGCCAACCGCGACAAGGCGATGAAGCGCCTGAAGGCACAGCTGCTCGATGCCGAGCGCCAGCGCCAGGACGCGGCGCAGGCCGAGTCGCGGCGCCTGCAGGTGGGCAGCGGTGACCGCAGCCAGCGCATCCGCACCTACAACTTCCCGCAGGGCCGGATCACCGACCACCGCGTGGAAGGCCTGACCCTGTACGACCTGCCCAACGTGCTGGCCGGCGACCTCGACCCGCTGCTGCAGCGGCTCAGCCACGAGCACCAGGTCGACGCCCTGGCCCAGTTGTCGGCGGGCTGA
- the ppk2 gene encoding polyphosphate kinase 2, whose amino-acid sequence MAKLKRKDYDELLLPLQLELTAMARWVQHSGQRLLVLFEGRDTAGKGGAIQAISQHLNPRQCRVVALPRPTDREATQWYFQRYASHLPAAGEIVLMDRSWYNRAGVERVMGYCSETEYQQFLHQAPVFEQLLVDDGILLFKYWLCVDQEQQEKRFAERHLDPLKGWKLSPVDLKSRSKYSAYTEAREAMLRATHREAAPWTLVDFNDQRLGRLTLVRNLLDRLPDTRVDAPLPELPKLKGKLHREHYDVLKPIEDFPVED is encoded by the coding sequence ATGGCCAAGCTCAAGCGCAAGGACTACGACGAACTGCTGCTGCCGCTGCAGCTGGAACTGACCGCGATGGCGCGCTGGGTGCAGCACAGCGGGCAACGCCTGCTGGTGCTGTTCGAAGGCCGTGATACCGCAGGCAAAGGCGGCGCGATCCAGGCCATCAGCCAGCACCTCAACCCGCGTCAATGCCGGGTGGTGGCACTGCCCAGGCCCACCGACCGCGAAGCCACCCAGTGGTATTTCCAGCGCTATGCCTCGCATCTTCCGGCCGCCGGCGAGATCGTGCTGATGGACCGCAGCTGGTACAACCGTGCCGGCGTGGAGCGGGTGATGGGCTACTGCAGCGAAACCGAGTACCAGCAGTTCCTGCATCAGGCGCCGGTATTCGAGCAACTGCTGGTGGACGACGGCATCCTGCTGTTCAAGTACTGGCTGTGCGTGGATCAGGAACAGCAGGAAAAACGCTTCGCCGAGCGCCACCTCGATCCGCTGAAGGGCTGGAAGCTCTCCCCGGTGGACCTGAAATCCCGCAGCAAGTACAGCGCCTACACCGAGGCCCGCGAGGCGATGCTGCGCGCGACGCATCGCGAGGCGGCGCCGTGGACGCTGGTGGATTTCAACGACCAGCGGTTGGGTCGGCTGACGCTGGTGCGCAACCTGCTGGACCGGTTGCCGGACACGCGGGTGGATGCACCGTTGCCGGAGCTGCCGAAGCTGAAGGGCAAGCTGCATCGCGAGCACTATGATGTGCTGAAGCCGATCGAGGACTTCCCGGTCGAGGATTAG
- a CDS encoding asparaginase domain-containing protein, which produces MEELLVVTTGGTIDKIYFDDKSDYQIGDPQIGMILRELGVTFRFNVIPILRKDSLHINDEDRELIRATIAAQPTRHVLVTHGTDSMVQTGKVLATIADKTIVMTGALSPARFRGSDAEFNIGCAIGAVQSLPSGVYIAMNGRIFDPQHVRKNVAANRFESV; this is translated from the coding sequence ATGGAAGAGCTCCTGGTCGTCACCACCGGTGGCACGATCGACAAGATCTACTTCGACGACAAGTCGGACTACCAGATCGGCGACCCCCAGATCGGCATGATCCTGCGCGAGCTGGGCGTGACGTTCCGCTTCAACGTGATTCCGATCCTGCGCAAGGATTCGCTGCACATCAACGATGAGGACCGCGAACTGATCCGCGCCACCATCGCCGCACAGCCGACCCGCCACGTGCTGGTGACCCACGGCACCGATTCGATGGTGCAGACCGGCAAGGTGCTGGCGACGATCGCGGACAAGACCATCGTGATGACCGGCGCGCTGAGCCCGGCGCGTTTCCGCGGCTCGGATGCGGAGTTCAACATCGGCTGCGCGATCGGTGCGGTGCAGTCGCTGCCGAGCGGCGTGTACATCGCGATGAACGGGCGGATTTTCGACCCGCAGCACGTGCGCAAGAACGTCGCCGCGAACCGCTTCGAATCGGTCTGA
- a CDS encoding S8 family peptidase, producing MSQVTQPRVRRVWVVLGASVLSSLLLATPALAGDVQLSGLQSAQTHQRFIVKYRDGSAPVANTTALASSLKSAAAGLASSQGRALGLQQVRKLAVGPTLVKTDRPLDQAESEQLMRKLAADPNVEYVEVDQIMRATLTPNDTRFSEQWGFGTSNAGINIRPAWDKATGTGVVVAVIDTGITNHADLNANILPGYDFISDAAMARDGNGRDNNPNDEGDWYGDNECQAGYPGSNSSWHGTHVAGTVAAVTNNSTGVAGTAFNAKVVPVRVLGKCGGYTSDIADAIVWASGGSVSGVPANANPAEVINLSLGGGGSCSTTYQNAINGAVGRGTTVVVAAGNSNTNVSSSVPANCPNVIAVAATTSAGARASFSNYGNGIDISAPGQGILSTLNSGTTTPGSASYASYNGTSMAAPHVAGVVALMQSVAPSPLSPAQVESIIKSTARPLPGACSGGCGAGIIDADAAVAAAINGGGPNPGGNVLQNNVPVTGLGAASGASLSYTVNVPAGSTQLRVAISGGSGDADLYVRQGSAPTDTAYTCRPYLSGNSETCTINSPAAGTWYVRVKAYSTFSGLTLNAQY from the coding sequence ATGTCCCAGGTAACGCAACCGCGTGTGCGTCGAGTGTGGGTGGTCCTTGGTGCGTCCGTTCTGTCATCGCTGCTGCTGGCCACGCCTGCGCTGGCCGGTGATGTCCAGCTCAGCGGCCTGCAGTCCGCACAGACCCACCAGCGTTTCATCGTGAAGTACCGCGACGGCAGCGCGCCGGTGGCCAACACCACCGCACTGGCCTCTTCGCTGAAGAGTGCCGCCGCCGGCCTGGCCAGCAGCCAGGGCCGCGCGCTGGGCCTGCAGCAGGTCCGCAAGCTGGCCGTCGGCCCGACCCTGGTCAAGACCGATCGTCCGCTCGACCAGGCCGAATCCGAGCAGCTGATGCGCAAGCTGGCCGCCGACCCGAACGTGGAATACGTTGAAGTCGACCAGATCATGCGTGCCACCCTGACCCCGAACGACACCCGCTTCAGCGAGCAATGGGGCTTCGGCACCTCCAATGCCGGCATCAACATCCGCCCGGCCTGGGACAAGGCCACCGGCACCGGTGTGGTCGTGGCGGTGATCGACACCGGCATCACCAACCACGCCGACCTCAATGCCAACATCCTGCCGGGCTACGACTTCATCAGTGATGCGGCGATGGCGCGCGACGGCAACGGCCGCGACAACAACCCGAACGATGAGGGCGACTGGTACGGCGACAACGAGTGCCAGGCGGGCTACCCGGGTTCCAACTCCAGCTGGCACGGTACCCACGTCGCCGGCACGGTGGCGGCGGTGACCAACAACAGCACCGGCGTGGCCGGTACCGCGTTCAACGCCAAGGTCGTGCCGGTGCGCGTGCTCGGCAAGTGCGGCGGTTACACCTCCGACATTGCCGACGCGATCGTGTGGGCGTCCGGCGGCAGCGTCAGCGGCGTGCCGGCCAATGCCAATCCGGCCGAGGTCATCAACCTCTCGCTGGGCGGCGGCGGCAGCTGCTCGACCACCTACCAGAACGCGATCAATGGCGCTGTCGGGCGTGGCACCACCGTGGTGGTCGCCGCCGGCAACAGCAACACCAACGTGTCCTCGTCGGTGCCGGCCAACTGCCCGAACGTGATCGCAGTGGCGGCCACCACCTCGGCCGGTGCACGTGCCAGCTTCTCCAACTATGGCAACGGCATCGATATCTCGGCACCGGGCCAGGGCATCCTGTCCACCCTCAACAGCGGCACCACCACCCCGGGCAGCGCCAGCTACGCTTCGTACAACGGCACCTCGATGGCAGCACCGCACGTGGCCGGCGTGGTCGCGCTGATGCAGTCCGTAGCCCCGAGCCCGCTGAGCCCGGCGCAGGTGGAGAGCATCATCAAGAGCACCGCACGTCCGCTGCCGGGCGCCTGCTCGGGCGGCTGCGGCGCAGGCATCATCGACGCCGACGCGGCCGTGGCTGCGGCGATCAACGGTGGCGGCCCGAACCCGGGTGGCAACGTGCTGCAGAACAACGTTCCGGTGACCGGCCTGGGCGCTGCCAGCGGCGCTTCGCTGAGTTACACCGTGAACGTTCCGGCCGGCAGCACCCAGCTGCGCGTGGCGATCAGTGGCGGCAGCGGTGATGCCGACCTGTACGTGCGCCAGGGCAGTGCCCCGACCGATACCGCCTACACCTGCCGCCCGTACCTGAGCGGCAACAGCGAGACCTGCACCATCAACAGTCCGGCTGCCGGCACGTGGTATGTGCGGGTGAAGGCCTACAGCACCTTCTCGGGCCTGACTCTCAACGCCCAGTACTGA
- the hemA gene encoding glutamyl-tRNA reductase yields MTLWVLGLNHQTAPVELRERAAFAGEALPRALGSLRDTPQIAEAVLLSTCNRTELYAVADSAQALDQWLHTQAGDLQGYLYQHADAEAVRHLFRVATGLDSMVLGEPQILGQVKDAWSTARDHGLLGHRLDRLFQQTFSVAKRARTDTQVGANPVSVASAAVRLAQNAFARLDDSTVLLVGAGETIELAARHLSEGKVRRLLIANRTLAHAQELASRHGGVALPLTELDRHLGEADVVFSATAAREPVIHREMVAKALRARRHKPMLLFDLAVPRDIEAEVGTLNDAFLYTVDDLERAVEDNRRGRREAAAEAEAIIDLQVSRFVETQQASAHQAPLRQLRAFGEATRAELLERARQQLANGKPADEVLELLAHGLTNRLLHPPTAALRAAALSGDADLTRAAERLFPATPGYRHPPVRPDDADPAP; encoded by the coding sequence ATGACCCTGTGGGTGCTCGGACTGAATCACCAGACCGCACCGGTGGAGCTGCGCGAGCGCGCGGCCTTCGCCGGTGAGGCGTTGCCGCGCGCGCTCGGTTCGCTGCGCGATACTCCGCAGATCGCCGAGGCGGTGCTGCTGTCCACCTGCAACCGCACCGAGCTGTACGCCGTGGCCGATTCGGCACAGGCGCTGGACCAGTGGCTGCACACCCAGGCCGGCGACCTGCAGGGCTACCTGTACCAGCACGCTGACGCCGAGGCCGTGCGCCACCTGTTCCGGGTCGCCACCGGGCTGGACTCGATGGTGCTGGGTGAACCGCAGATCCTCGGCCAGGTGAAGGATGCCTGGTCGACCGCGCGCGACCATGGCCTGCTCGGCCACCGCCTGGACCGCCTGTTCCAGCAGACCTTCTCGGTGGCCAAGCGTGCGCGCACCGATACCCAGGTCGGCGCCAACCCGGTATCGGTGGCGTCGGCTGCGGTGCGCCTGGCGCAGAACGCGTTCGCGCGGCTGGACGATTCCACCGTACTGCTGGTCGGTGCCGGCGAGACCATCGAACTGGCTGCACGGCACCTGAGCGAAGGCAAGGTACGCCGGCTGCTGATCGCCAACCGCACCCTCGCCCACGCGCAGGAACTGGCCAGCCGACATGGTGGCGTGGCGCTGCCGCTGACCGAACTGGACCGCCACCTGGGTGAGGCCGACGTGGTGTTCTCGGCCACCGCTGCGCGCGAACCGGTGATCCATCGCGAAATGGTGGCCAAGGCCCTGCGCGCGCGCCGGCACAAGCCGATGCTGCTGTTCGACCTGGCCGTACCGCGCGACATCGAGGCCGAGGTCGGCACGCTCAACGACGCCTTCCTCTACACCGTGGACGATCTCGAACGCGCGGTGGAAGACAACCGCCGTGGCCGCCGCGAGGCCGCCGCCGAAGCCGAGGCGATCATCGACCTGCAGGTGTCGCGCTTCGTCGAGACCCAGCAGGCCAGCGCCCATCAGGCGCCGCTGCGGCAGCTGCGCGCGTTCGGCGAAGCCACCCGTGCCGAGCTGCTGGAGCGCGCACGCCAGCAACTGGCCAACGGCAAGCCGGCCGACGAAGTGCTGGAGCTGCTTGCCCACGGCCTGACCAACCGCCTGCTGCATCCGCCGACCGCCGCCCTGCGTGCGGCCGCGCTGAGTGGCGATGCCGACCTGACCCGCGCCGCCGAGCGCCTGTTCCCGGCCACGCCGGGTTACCGCCACCCACCCGTGAGACCCGATGACGCCGACCCTGCGCCGTAA
- the wrbA gene encoding NAD(P)H:quinone oxidoreductase — translation MGEILVLYYSRGGSVARLARQIARGIGEVPGMSARLRTVPPVAAVTQTAQPPVPDDGAPYVSVQDLVECQGLLLGSPTRFGNMAAPVKHFLDGLGAEWVNGTLSGKPAAVFTSTASMHGGQESTLLSMQVPLLHHGCVIVGIPFTEPALSHTTSGGTPYGASHVAGAADDPQPTDDEAVLARALGRRVADIAQRLAR, via the coding sequence ATGGGCGAGATTCTGGTGCTGTACTACAGCCGGGGCGGTTCAGTGGCACGGCTGGCGCGCCAGATCGCGCGGGGCATCGGCGAAGTGCCGGGCATGAGCGCGCGCCTGCGCACAGTGCCGCCGGTGGCCGCCGTGACCCAGACCGCACAGCCGCCGGTCCCCGACGATGGTGCCCCCTACGTGAGCGTGCAGGACCTGGTCGAATGCCAGGGTCTGCTGCTCGGCAGCCCGACCCGCTTCGGCAACATGGCGGCGCCGGTCAAGCACTTCCTGGACGGGCTGGGCGCCGAATGGGTCAACGGCACCCTCTCCGGCAAGCCGGCCGCCGTGTTCACCTCCACCGCCTCGATGCATGGCGGCCAGGAATCGACCCTGCTGTCGATGCAGGTGCCGCTGCTGCACCATGGCTGCGTGATCGTCGGCATCCCGTTCACCGAGCCGGCGCTGAGCCACACCACCAGTGGCGGCACGCCGTATGGCGCCAGCCATGTGGCCGGTGCAGCCGACGACCCGCAGCCGACCGACGATGAAGCCGTGCTGGCGCGCGCGCTGGGCCGCCGGGTGGCCGACATCGCACAGCGGTTGGCCCGATGA
- a CDS encoding YihY family inner membrane protein, which translates to MEPLDTLNLWMERARDRARAISFGRFLWHRFLDDRLFQAAAALAYTTVFALVPLAIVVFGVLSAFPVFDRWSDQLSDYVFSNFVPNAARAAEGYLRQFSASAGQLTAAGFIALVVSLLITLNSVEETFNQIWRVGSTRPKLTRFLVYWTVLTLGAMLAAASLAVSARVFAMPLFGTQEGRWLAEFALRLAPILIEFVCITLMFRVVPHHTVKWRHAVPGAILAAVILELVKWGIGAYLGSFQSYQKLYGTVAFVPILLLWIYLCWVAVLLGASLSSSMAAFRYQPVELRLPQGYEFYGLLRLLGRFHHARAKGKGLADDEILRLEPMLTDSLLQDLACNLQEIGLLRRDERGEWLLSRDLDQVSLADLYECTQLRIPVAEQHLPYRDDTLGRAALAALDDLRLPLRERLKRKVSDIYTDSGDMP; encoded by the coding sequence ATGGAACCTTTGGATACGCTCAACCTGTGGATGGAGCGCGCGCGGGATCGCGCACGGGCCATCAGTTTCGGCCGCTTCCTGTGGCATCGCTTCCTCGACGACCGCCTGTTCCAGGCGGCGGCGGCGCTCGCGTACACCACGGTGTTCGCGCTGGTGCCGCTGGCCATCGTGGTGTTCGGCGTGCTCTCGGCCTTCCCTGTCTTCGACCGCTGGAGCGACCAGCTCAGCGATTACGTCTTCTCCAACTTCGTGCCCAACGCCGCGCGTGCGGCCGAAGGCTACCTGCGGCAGTTCTCGGCCAGTGCCGGGCAGCTCACGGCTGCCGGCTTCATCGCACTGGTGGTCTCGTTGCTGATCACCCTGAACAGCGTTGAAGAGACCTTCAACCAGATCTGGCGGGTCGGCTCGACCCGGCCCAAGCTGACCCGCTTCCTGGTCTACTGGACCGTGCTGACCCTGGGCGCAATGCTCGCTGCCGCTTCGCTGGCGGTGTCGGCGCGGGTGTTCGCGATGCCACTGTTCGGCACCCAGGAGGGCCGCTGGCTGGCCGAGTTCGCGCTGCGGCTGGCGCCGATCCTGATCGAGTTCGTCTGCATCACGCTGATGTTCCGGGTGGTGCCGCACCACACCGTGAAATGGCGGCACGCGGTGCCCGGCGCGATTCTCGCGGCGGTCATCCTGGAACTGGTGAAATGGGGCATCGGCGCCTACCTGGGCAGCTTCCAGTCCTACCAGAAGCTCTACGGCACGGTCGCCTTCGTGCCGATCCTGCTGCTGTGGATCTACCTGTGCTGGGTGGCGGTGCTGCTGGGCGCGTCGCTGTCCTCGTCGATGGCCGCCTTCCGCTACCAGCCGGTGGAACTGCGCCTGCCGCAGGGCTACGAGTTCTATGGCCTGCTGCGCCTGCTCGGCCGCTTCCACCATGCCCGAGCCAAGGGCAAGGGCCTGGCCGATGATGAAATCCTGCGGCTGGAGCCGATGCTGACCGATTCGCTGCTGCAGGACCTGGCCTGCAACCTGCAGGAGATCGGCCTGCTGCGCCGCGATGAACGTGGCGAATGGCTGCTCTCGCGCGACCTGGACCAGGTCAGCTTGGCCGATCTGTACGAATGTACCCAGTTGCGCATTCCGGTAGCCGAGCAGCATCTGCCATACCGCGACGACACACTGGGCCGTGCTGCGCTGGCGGCACTGGACGATCTGCGGCTGCCCCTGCGCGAACGCCTCAAGCGCAAGGTCAGCGATATCTACACCGATTCCGGAGACATGCCATGA
- a CDS encoding tetratricopeptide repeat protein yields MSAWQQRQHLQQAIARQPGDFVAWVMLADLELEAGDIAAGEQAARRALQLRPNHPEALARLGRVAWMAGAHADAAKLLGQASALAPQHPGIALWLGHALEDADDAEGAAAAYRRAHALMPGEPYIAAQRLAWQRRLCDWQDVDALAAQVRGALASGQGVVEPFAFLSEDASAAEQLACARARASAVAASVRPLPPVKVRSQGPLRVGFLSNGFGAHPTGLLTVALFEQLRHDPALQLHLFALNHDDGSRIRQRLQVATQLHDVAALRHADTAARIRAQGIDLLFDLRGWGGGGTPEVLAMRPAPLQLNWLAYPGTSGAPWMDAVIGDSFVLPPSLEPHYSERVLRLPRAFQPSDNTRLLEPAPSRAECGLPEQGVVFCCFNNSYKLNPRSMGRAFAVLQAVPGSVLWLLSGPGQADARLRSAAQAAGLDPERLVFMAKLPHPQYLARYPLADLFLDTHPYNAHTTASDALWAGCPVLTCPGDTFAARVAGSLNHHLGLARMNVADDAAFIATASTLGNDPSALATLRAEVAQARDHSGLFDMAGFARNLSALLQRLAGEHGWQGLDIA; encoded by the coding sequence ATGTCGGCCTGGCAGCAGCGGCAGCACCTGCAACAGGCGATTGCACGCCAGCCGGGCGACTTCGTCGCCTGGGTGATGCTGGCGGACCTGGAACTGGAAGCCGGCGACATCGCCGCCGGCGAGCAGGCCGCGCGCCGTGCACTGCAGCTGCGCCCGAACCACCCTGAAGCGCTGGCGCGGCTGGGCCGCGTGGCCTGGATGGCCGGCGCGCATGCCGATGCGGCGAAACTGCTCGGCCAAGCCTCGGCGTTGGCCCCGCAGCACCCGGGCATTGCGCTGTGGCTGGGCCATGCGCTGGAAGATGCCGATGATGCCGAAGGCGCGGCGGCAGCCTATCGCCGAGCGCATGCGCTGATGCCGGGCGAACCCTATATCGCCGCCCAGCGCCTGGCCTGGCAGCGTCGCCTGTGCGACTGGCAGGACGTGGACGCGCTGGCGGCACAGGTACGTGGTGCACTTGCCTCTGGGCAGGGCGTGGTCGAACCGTTCGCGTTCCTCAGCGAAGATGCCAGCGCAGCCGAGCAGTTGGCCTGCGCGCGTGCCCGGGCATCCGCCGTTGCCGCTTCAGTGCGGCCGTTGCCGCCAGTGAAGGTGCGTTCCCAGGGCCCGCTGCGGGTCGGCTTCCTTTCCAATGGTTTCGGCGCCCATCCCACCGGATTGTTGACCGTGGCCCTGTTCGAGCAGTTGCGTCATGACCCGGCGTTGCAGCTGCACCTGTTCGCGTTGAACCACGATGACGGCAGCCGCATCCGCCAGCGCCTGCAGGTGGCCACGCAGCTGCATGATGTGGCCGCGCTGCGCCATGCAGACACTGCTGCACGCATCCGCGCACAGGGCATCGACCTGCTGTTCGACCTGCGCGGCTGGGGCGGCGGCGGTACGCCGGAAGTGCTGGCGATGCGCCCTGCCCCGCTGCAGTTGAACTGGCTGGCCTATCCCGGCACGTCCGGTGCGCCGTGGATGGATGCGGTGATCGGCGACAGCTTCGTTCTGCCGCCGTCACTGGAACCCCACTACAGCGAGCGCGTACTGCGCCTGCCGCGTGCGTTCCAGCCCTCGGACAACACCCGCTTGCTCGAACCGGCACCGTCCCGGGCCGAGTGCGGCCTGCCCGAACAGGGCGTGGTGTTCTGCTGCTTCAACAACAGCTACAAGCTCAATCCACGCAGCATGGGCCGCGCCTTCGCGGTGCTGCAGGCGGTGCCCGGCAGCGTACTGTGGCTGCTGTCCGGTCCCGGCCAGGCCGACGCGCGCCTGCGCAGCGCCGCACAGGCCGCTGGCCTGGATCCGGAACGCCTGGTGTTCATGGCCAAGCTGCCACATCCGCAGTACCTGGCTCGCTATCCGCTGGCCGACCTGTTCCTCGACACGCATCCGTACAACGCGCACACCACCGCGTCCGATGCGCTGTGGGCCGGCTGCCCGGTACTGACCTGCCCGGGCGACACCTTCGCCGCGCGCGTGGCCGGCAGCCTCAATCACCATCTGGGGCTGGCACGGATGAATGTCGCCGACGATGCGGCATTCATCGCCACCGCCAGTACGCTGGGCAATGACCCGTCGGCGCTGGCCACGCTGCGCGCCGAAGTGGCCCAGGCACGCGACCACAGTGGACTGTTCGACATGGCCGGCTTCGCCCGCAACCTGTCGGCGCTGCTGCAGCGACTGGCCGGCGAGCATGGCTGGCAGGGCCTCGACATCGCCTGA
- a CDS encoding DUF2069 domain-containing protein produces the protein MSAAPRTVLLLALMGLAALFAGWFINDKHWLATQLVFTAPPLALAVALRLGWRKAGFWASVLALGWFSHGVMSAWSHPETRWLALIEIALALLVIFSASLPGLRARFGKRR, from the coding sequence ATGAGCGCGGCGCCGCGCACGGTCCTGCTGCTGGCCCTGATGGGGCTGGCCGCGCTGTTCGCCGGCTGGTTCATCAATGACAAGCACTGGCTGGCCACCCAGCTGGTGTTCACCGCGCCGCCGCTGGCGTTGGCCGTTGCCCTGCGACTGGGCTGGCGCAAGGCCGGTTTCTGGGCCTCGGTGCTGGCCCTGGGCTGGTTCAGCCACGGGGTGATGAGTGCCTGGAGCCACCCGGAAACACGCTGGCTGGCGCTGATCGAGATCGCGCTGGCCCTGCTGGTGATCTTCAGCGCCAGCCTCCCCGGGCTGCGCGCCCGCTTCGGCAAGCGACGCTGA
- a CDS encoding TlpA disulfide reductase family protein, which produces MTRKTPLLLLPLALLLALSACKPAQEPPPASSQPPAQAPTPTTPAPVEETPAERTTAEFPTLRMKAVDGSDYDLAAHRGKWVIVNFWATWCAPCRKEMPELSALHAMRSNIEVVGLAYEDIEVPEMQSFLTKHPVTYPIVIVDPFDPPADFATPRGLPLTHLLDPQGKLAHTFLGPVTAADIEKQIAAAK; this is translated from the coding sequence ATGACCCGCAAGACCCCGTTGCTGCTGCTTCCGCTGGCCCTGCTGCTGGCGCTGTCGGCCTGCAAGCCGGCGCAGGAGCCGCCCCCCGCCAGCAGCCAGCCGCCGGCACAGGCTCCGACGCCGACCACACCGGCACCGGTCGAAGAGACCCCGGCCGAGCGCACCACTGCCGAGTTCCCCACGCTGAGGATGAAGGCGGTGGATGGCAGCGACTACGACCTGGCGGCGCACCGCGGCAAGTGGGTGATCGTGAATTTCTGGGCGACCTGGTGTGCCCCGTGCCGCAAGGAGATGCCGGAGCTGTCGGCGCTGCATGCGATGCGCAGCAACATCGAGGTGGTTGGCCTGGCCTATGAGGATATCGAGGTGCCGGAGATGCAGTCGTTCCTGACCAAGCATCCGGTGACCTATCCGATCGTGATCGTGGACCCGTTCGATCCGCCGGCGGACTTCGCCACGCCGCGTGGCCTGCCGTTGACGCATCTGCTGGATCCGCAGGGCAAGCTGGCGCACACCTTCCTCGGCCCGGTGACGGCCGCCGACATCGAAAAGCAGATCGCTGCTGCCAAGTAA